From the Lacipirellulaceae bacterium genome, the window AGGGGGTGTACCTAAAGTACACCGGGGGGTGACCTCAAGTCCACTCCGCACGGCCGATTCAGAGACGATACTTGGTTGCAAAGGACACGTCATGTAGGCGTGTCGCAAGCAAGTCTCACTTTTAGGAGTCCTGTCATGCCAGCTCAAACTCACGCAGCCGTCATCAACGGCATCGATGTCGAAGCCCTCCTGGGAGCGATTGCAGCTATCGAAGCGAACCCCGCTGAAGGAGCAACCACTTGGAAAGTCACCAGTCGCTGGAACGGAGGAACTCGAACTGATCACTTTGTTGACGGTTTCACAATGGGCGGGAATAAAGTTGATCGTCACTTCCAGATACAGATCGACGAGCCAAAAGAGCTCTGCGGCACGGATCAATTCGCGAATCCGCAAGAGTACCTCCTAGCAGCAACCAACGCCTGCATGATGGTCGGCTATTCCGCGGTTGCAGCGCTGATGGGCATCGAGCTGTCGAAGCTTGAAATCGAGATCTCCGGCGATATCGACCTGCAAGGATTCCTCAATATTAATCAGGCGGTCGCACCCGGATACGAACGATTGCACTATGTCGTGCACTTGGCGGGCAATGCGACTGCTGAGCAGTTGGAGCAACTACATGCAACGGTGCAGCGTACGAGTCCCAACTATTACAATATCTCTAATCCCATCGAACTCACTTGCGACCTGATTGTTGAGTAATTTCCGTTTCCCAATCGCCCTTCTCAAAAGTCAGTGAGCAGTCCCATGAACGATCGCATCCTCATCGCCGGGGGCGGCATTGGTGGCTTGACCGCCGCCATTGCCTTGCGGAAGTGTGGCGCGGAAGTTGTCGTTCTCGAGCGCCAGCCGGTCGTCGCCCCGGCTGGCGCGGGCATCACGATTCAAGCCAATGCCCACGCCATCTTGGATGCCCTGGGCGTGATGATCCCCACCGAAGATGCCAGCCCGTTGGGCTCGTTCCGCATGGTCAACAGCAAGAACCAAGTGCTGATGCGGGGCGACGCGGGGAATGTCGATATTGCGACCCCCTCGATCAACGTCCACCGAGCCGATCTCCACCGCGCCCTCGACAGCGCTGCCGAAGCGTTATGTATCGAGCGACGCCTCGGATGCGAAGTTGTTGAAGCAACCCAACATGGCGACAAGGTTGAAGTTAAGTTGAACAACGGCCACAAGGAAACGGGCGACCTCCTTATCGGAGCCGATGGAGTCCGTTCGCGTACGCGGAAGTCCCTGCTGGGTGAAGAGGCGATGCACTTCCGGAGTAGCCGACAAACTTGCTGGCGATTCGCTCTCGAAGCGCCTGACCTAATGAAAGAGGAGACGATTGAGAACTGGGCCCCAGGTCGTCGCGCGGGGATTGTGCCGCTCTCTCGTGGCAGGCTCTACGTGTATCTGGTGATGAGCGACTGGTGGAACCCCGACGCCGCTCGCGAGAACAGCTCCGCGTTTCTCCAACAAGAATTCGGCGGCATCTCCAAAGCTCTCGACGAGGTGCTGGAACGTGTCGATCCCAAGCTCACCCTCCACGCCGACGAATTAGCCGAGCAGCCTCACATCCATTTCGGCACCGACCGCATCCTACTAATCGGCGACGCCGCCCACGCGATGACTCCCAACCTCGGCCAAGGCGCCGGCATGGCCATCGAAGACGCCGCCACCCTCGCCCTCATCTACGCCGAGCTGCAAAACCACCCCGAAAGAATCGCCGCCGAACTCACCAAGCAAAGAATGACCCGCGTCAAGAAGGTCCAAAAAACCTCCTGGCGAATCGGCCAAATCGCTCACACGAAGAACCCCGTTCTCCGCACGGTTCGCGACTGGCTTCTACAACGCATGTCAACGGCTGCGACGGAGAAACAAGCAACGTCGCTGTGGGGACCTGGGTTGGAGTTGGGAGAGCGGGTTCGGGTGGAGTTGGTAAATGTAGCCAAGTAGTAGGCTCGGACTATTTCATACGCCGCATCAAGCAGACGGAAGCGAGCAGCATCAGTACTACACTGGATGGCTCGGGGATCAGCAACTCGAATAAATGCACTTGGCTAACAGAAGCGTTAGTGCTGCTAAAAGACGGCGATCCGATGACAATTTTATCGCTGTCAATTGCTAAAGAAGTTCCAAACCTGTCTCCCCCGGAAACCGATGGCTCATTAAGAGTATTCTGCAAATTGCCGGTTATGGCATCGAATAAATGAGCTTGGCCAACATTGAAACCGTCAGCGTCGTCAAATCTCGCTCCGATCAAAACGTTGGTACCATCGATCGCAACAGAAGAGCCAAAATTGTCGCGGAGGTTGCTCTGGGGGTCGTCAAAGGTATGTAGCAGGTTGCCCGCGGTATCAAACAAATGTGCTTGCCCAGCTTCGATAGCATTCGTGCTATCTGCTGGTGCTCCGATGACGATTAAGTCGTCCCCAATGTCTACGGAAGCGGCGAATACGCCACCGGCTCCGCCGATGAATGTGGGCGTGGGGTCATTAAATGTAAACTGAAGGTCGCCACTTATTGCATCGAAGAGGTGAGCCTGGCCTGCTGCAGTACCTAAAGTGCTATCCAAGGATGAGCCAATCAGGACGTTATCACCGTCGATTGCCACAGCGTTTCCAAAATTACCGAAACTGCGGGTATTAGGATTATTGAAAGTGTGCAGAAGATCACCAGAGGCAGCGTCGAATAGGTGAGCCTGACCAATACTTCCGTTCGTGTCGTCACCGCTAGCCCCGATAAGGACTTTGTTACCGTCAATCGCTACTGCACCACCGAAATTGTCGGCAGCAGTAGGTGTTGGATCATTGAAAGTACGTAGCAAGTTGCCTGTGATTCTATCGTAGAGATGAGCCTGCCCAACGCGTCTACCGTTCGTGTCATCGCCCCATGCACCGATCAGAATATTTCTTCCACTGATTGCGACTGAAACTCCGAATTGATCAATATCTGTGGGCGTGGGGTCGTCGAAAGTATGCAGTAATCCGCCCGAATTGTACTCGAACAAATAGGCCCGACCGATACGGTTTCCTTTGGTGGTGTCTTCCATAGCACCAACAAGAACATAACTTTCATCTATTGCTACAGCGCTGCCAAACGCGGCGGTACTCGTCAGCTCAGGATCGTCAACAGTCTGCCTAAAAGTAACGGCGGCAAAACTGATTTGCGCAACTAGGAATACTGCGAGAAAGAAGAAGCCTATCCGAAGAAACTGCATTCAGATCATCCCCCGACTATTTACTTGCACATAGACCGTGCAACTTGGCCGACAATAATCTAAACTGTCGGCTCACGCAAATAACTCCGCCGCCGTCAACTTCGCACTGGCAAGCACCAACGGACTGGCCGCCTCCTTACCGCGGAAAACCTGCTTGCTCTTGTAAGCGTTCCCCTCGGGCTCGCGATAGACCTCAATCTGCTTGTCGACGCAGTTGACGATCCAGTAATCGGCAATGCCTGCCTCCGCGTAGAGAGCGAGTTTTTCTCCTCTATCATCAGCTAGCGATGCGTTGGCGACTTCGATCAGCAGTAGCACATCTTCAGGGCCAGGATGTTGTTGGCGATAGTCGGCTTCGCGCAACCACAGAATATCTGGCTCAGGCTCGCTTACCAGTTCTGCAATCCGCAAAGAGCCTTGCACTCGAATGTGGATTGGCTGATTCCCTACGCAGGAGAAACTCCAACGCATTAGGTAGTCCACTTCGTGGTTGTGCAACGGACCAATCGGCGTCATTTCAACAATCTCCCCGCGAATTAGTTCCATCCGCTTCCGCTGGATGCCCTCAAACACCCCTCGCTCGCCCATTCGCTCGTATTCTTCAAGCGTGAACTTGGCCGTCGTCATGCTCATGCGATACTCTCCTGATCCCGAATGACCTGATCCAACTCATGGGAATATCACCCATTGTACACGATCTCCGCAGGATCTTAGCGCTTCTCAGCGTCCTTTGCACCTTTGCGTCAAAACCCATATCGCCCACAACAGTGCCAACTGATTGTCACTAAAGCAACTAACCCCTGGCCCCTCACCCCTCGCCTCTCCTCAAGCGGCCAAAAACAGTTGCGGACACGCCTACCCACATGCTATACAATCGTCCACGTTCGACGGCGGCCCCCAGGGCGACAGCGGCGGACTGCGAAAAGGTAGCAACGCACGCTTGAACAAAGCAACCTGAGCCTCTTTAGCGGGAGGCCCGTGGACGTTTCCCGGGAGCGTGCGCGGCAACCCCAGTAGCGGTGCTCGCGAACGCGGTTCTGGAGGTCGACGAACGGAACGGCCCGATGGATCGCCCGTTCCCCTCGAATGATGGACGTCCATCTTTTTTATGTAGGGTCCGCTTTGCGGACCAAAGAAATAGCGGCGACACGTCCGCCAATCACTGTCCATTGATCATGGTCCGCACAGCGGACCCTACAGCATGGAATTCAACGACTCCGACCGCGCTCAAATCCTTTTAGCGTTAACCCGCGATGTCGGGCCGTTGACGCGTGCGCGGTTGTTGGAAGCCTTCGCTACGCCTGAGCGCGTGCTGGCTGCCAGCGAAGCGGACTTGCAAAAGGTACAGGGCATCGGACCGAAAATTTCACGGCGGATTATCAACGCACGACGAGACATCGATCTCGACGTGCAACTCGGTTTCGTCGAGCGCGAAGGCCTTGGCGTACTATTACCTCCCCGCAACCCAGAGGATGACACTGACTATCCCCGCATGCTTCGCGAAATTCCCGACCC encodes:
- a CDS encoding Uma2 family endonuclease, which translates into the protein MSMTTAKFTLEEYERMGERGVFEGIQRKRMELIRGEIVEMTPIGPLHNHEVDYLMRWSFSCVGNQPIHIRVQGSLRIAELVSEPEPDILWLREADYRQQHPGPEDVLLLIEVANASLADDRGEKLALYAEAGIADYWIVNCVDKQIEVYREPEGNAYKSKQVFRGKEAASPLVLASAKLTAAELFA
- a CDS encoding OsmC family protein, with translation MPAQTHAAVINGIDVEALLGAIAAIEANPAEGATTWKVTSRWNGGTRTDHFVDGFTMGGNKVDRHFQIQIDEPKELCGTDQFANPQEYLLAATNACMMVGYSAVAALMGIELSKLEIEISGDIDLQGFLNINQAVAPGYERLHYVVHLAGNATAEQLEQLHATVQRTSPNYYNISNPIELTCDLIVE
- a CDS encoding FAD-dependent monooxygenase, producing the protein MNDRILIAGGGIGGLTAAIALRKCGAEVVVLERQPVVAPAGAGITIQANAHAILDALGVMIPTEDASPLGSFRMVNSKNQVLMRGDAGNVDIATPSINVHRADLHRALDSAAEALCIERRLGCEVVEATQHGDKVEVKLNNGHKETGDLLIGADGVRSRTRKSLLGEEAMHFRSSRQTCWRFALEAPDLMKEETIENWAPGRRAGIVPLSRGRLYVYLVMSDWWNPDAARENSSAFLQQEFGGISKALDEVLERVDPKLTLHADELAEQPHIHFGTDRILLIGDAAHAMTPNLGQGAGMAIEDAATLALIYAELQNHPERIAAELTKQRMTRVKKVQKTSWRIGQIAHTKNPVLRTVRDWLLQRMSTAATEKQATSLWGPGLELGERVRVELVNVAK